A window of Chaetodon auriga isolate fChaAug3 chromosome 2, fChaAug3.hap1, whole genome shotgun sequence contains these coding sequences:
- the fkbp5 gene encoding peptidyl-prolyl cis-trans isomerase FKBP5, with product MTTDQDLPMDGQSATAVFAAKGIDVTPNKDQGVIKVVKRQGIDGDRPMIGDRVTVHYTGKLLNGKKFDCSRDRKEPFCFNVGKGQVLKAWDIGVLSMQGGEVCTLLCKPEYAYGIAGNPNKIPPSSSVVFEMELLKFEGEMLTDDGGILRRIKVKGDGYTNPNDGARVDVHLEGSCGGRLFDCRDVSFIVGEAEDKGVPLGVDRAMDKMQKGECCILYLKPKYGFGSEGKPEYKIGPDKDVVYEVTLKDFTRAKESWEMDLNEKLDLAAGVKHKGNQYFKAGQHYQAVIQYQRIVSWLEMECGSGIEQQKRIQDFILTSHLNLALCFLRMKEFSQVVENCNKVIELDESNEKALYRRGEARLLRNEFSLAMADFQQVLQVNPSNRAARAQISICLSKIKEHHEQDKKTYANMFQKFAERDAKTGKTKRRRDESVRSGMNGETGIKRRRRSQDCPS from the exons ATGACCACTGATCAGGACCTGCCTATGGACGGCCAGTCGGCCACAGCCGTGTTTGCAGCGAAGGGCATTGATGTAACACCGAATAAAGACCAAGGAGTTATCAAG GTTGTGAAGCGTCAGGGGATAGATGGAGACCGGCCAATGATTGGGGACAGAGTGACTGTCCATTACACTGGGAAGCTGCTCAACGGGAAAAAGTTTGACTGCAGTCGAGATCGCAAAGAACCTTTCTGCTTCAATGTGGGCAAGG GTCAAGTTTTGAAGGCCTGGGACATTGGTGTGTTGTCCATGCAGGGAGGGGAGGTGTGCACGCTTCTGTGTAAACCAGAGTATGCTTATGGAATAGCTGGTAATCCCAACAAAATTCCTCCCAGCTCATCAGTAGTCTTCGAG ATGGAGCTACTCAAGTTTGAAGGAGAGATGCTTACAGACGACGGCGGCATCTTAAGAAGGATAAAGGTCAAAGGAGACGGTTATACTAATCCCAACGATGGAGCACGTGTTGACG TGCACCTGGAAGGAAGCTGTGGCGGCAGATTGTTTGACTGCAGGGACGTCAGCTTTATTGTCGGTGAGGCTGAAGATAAAGGTGTTCCTCTCGGAGTGGACCGAGCCATGGACAAGATGCAGAAAGGGGAGTGCTGCATACTGTACTTAAAACCCAA gTATGGCTTTGGAAGTGAAGGTAAACCTGAATACAAAATTGGACCAGACAAAGACGTCGTATACGAAGTCACTCTCAAAGACTTTACAAGG GCTAAAGAATCCTGGGAAATGGACTTGAATGAAAAGCTGGATTTGGCTGCTGGAGTTAAGCATAAAGGGAATCAATATTTTAAG GCAGGGCAGCACTACCAGGCAGTTATCCAGTACCAGCGCATCGTTTCCTGGCTAGAAATGGAGTGTGGCTCTGGCATCGAGCAGCAGAAGAGGATACAGGACTTTATTTTGACGTCACACCTCAATTTAGCGTTGTGTTTCCTGCGGATGAAAGAGTTCTCACAAGTGGTGGAGAACTGCAACAAG gtgATTGAGCTGGACGAGAGCAACGAGAAGGCTTTGTATCGTCGTGGGGAAGCACGGCTCCTCCGTAACGAGTTCAGCCTGGCCATGGCAGACTTTCAGCAAGTGCTGCAGGTCAACCCCTCGAATCGAGCAGCTCGTGCTCAGATTTCCATCTGCCTGAGCAAGATTAAAGAACATCATGAGCAGGACAAGAAGACTTACGCCAACATGTTCCAGAAATTTGCAGAACGGGATGCCAAG ACTGGGAAGACGAAGAGGAGGCGGGATGAGAGCGTGAGGAGCGGCATGAATGGTGAAACGGGCATTAAGCGACGGCGGAGGAGTCAGGACTGTCCGTCGTAA